DNA sequence from the Carboxydothermus pertinax genome:
GAAATTGGGCAAATGATTCAAAAATGCCGGAAATATTTGTTTCTTTTTCTGACCCTATTCTTGGAAATACTGAGGCGCAAGTATTTAATTTATACTGGGAAGAAATTAAATATAAAACTTTCTTTTCTTCACCTTTATCCAGCGAAGACGCAAAAGGGAGTTTTGCTCAAATTTTAACTAATCTTTTTGGTGACAACCGCCAACAAAAAAGAGAAGTTAGACCATTACTGGAAAGTTTTTCTCTAACTTTTTCCGCAATTAAAAACAATGTACCTCTTGTTTTATATAAATATGGTTATTACGATTCGAAAGTGATTAAAGAAGTTTTTTACAGCGTTTTGAACCATACTTACCAGACATTATACAGGAATTACAAAGATTCGCCAATTCTTAGTAAAAGCAGCTATACAAAAACTATTTTGGCTTTAGGGTTTTACTGGGGAATTAGTGAGATCCTTAAAATTCTTAGAGTGCACAAAGATGAAAACAATGACGGGGTAAAGATAGACGAAATAAAAGAAAAATTTGAGAAAATTTATGAAATTTTTGGATTAGTAATTAACAAGCAATTTCTCGGTACAGAATTAAGTAATTCCTCTAAGAAAATAAATGAAGCTTTGGATGATCCTGATCTTTCTCCAGAAATAAAAAATAAAATTCTTTCTGAAGAATGGGTTTCGTTGATAGATATTCATAAAGATAGAAAAGCTGGAAATCCTGACCCCAGAAATTTCTTTGCCCACGCTGGAATGGAAGGAAATGTAACTGAAGCACGAAAACAAGGTAGTCAAATTTTTGTCAGAATAAAAGATAAATATGAGGATAGCAACGGTAAAGTTCAGGATGTTGCTAATTTATTAAAAAATTGGCTTTATAATGAGATTTAAGCCGGAGATAAAATAATTATATAAAAGATACTGATAGTTTCACCCGAAGCATATATGTTGGGCGAAAGTTACGGTGAAGTTCCGGCAGATTTTTTTGAAGGTAAATACGAAATTTGGTTTACAAAGCCAGCAAAAATTAGGTTTGCTGGCTTTTGTTTTTGGAAGCATAAAGGCAGGTCTAAACTTTACAGACGTTAAGTGACTCCAATATTTTTCTGCCTTGACCTGTTTTTCCAGCTACTTCATCTGCGGGGAGTATAAGAAGAAGTTTTTGGGCACATATTTTCCTGCGGTGTGAAGTGCCAGCGAGACCTCTACAGTGCCTATTTGGCGCGTTTTGTGGAAAAAATCGACCGGGAATGGAACTGTCGGCAGGACGGTAGATTAAACAAAATTTAACCGGAAATTTGCCTTCCTTTTTTGGAAAAATAATAATTTTTTAAACTTGCTGTTATATGGTTAAATTAAAAAGTTCGGGTGAGATGCCGTGATTTCCAGGATACTCAACGGTTGGGAAGTTATCTCCAAAATCTTATCAATACCGGGCTTTAAAAGAAGAAGTATCTTCAAAAACCATAGCCTGAAAGACCCCGACCTGATCGCAAAGGTTCTGGAAAACTTCAAAAAGTCAAGGCCGGTGGTGCTTTTATATTTTGACCTGGTAAAATTCCACGAGGTGGAGCAGGTAAGCGGCTTTCAGGCTGCTTCAAAGATTTTGACCTTATTTAAAAAATCCCTGGAAAGAGAAATACCGGAAATTTTCCCGGGTAGCGAAATCCTGGCGGTGGAAAATCTTTTGGGTGACGATTTTGTCGTCCTGATGGCGATGGAAGGCAGGCTGGAGCACGGTGAACTGCAGAAAATAGCCATTACTTCCCGTATTGGCATCAAGGAAAGGATAAAGCAGGAGTATTTGAAAATTACCGGTCGGGAACCGGATATCCACGTGGGGTATGCCGTTCTCGGTTTAAAGGCCAAAAACGTGGAAAGCCAGCTATATACGGCCCTGCGTGAGGCCCAAGGGCTGGCCAAAGGTTCCATTAGTTTGGAAACGGCCATGCTCTTATCGGAATTCAGGGAAATTCTCGACCGGGCCCGGTTGGAGATTGTCTACCAGCCGATAGTTTCCCTGCGCACCGGTGGGATCCTGGGCTGGGAAGCCTTGACTCGCGGGCCGCGGGAGAGCTATTTTAGGAGCCCCGATAT
Encoded proteins:
- the csx1 gene encoding CRISPR-associated CARF protein Csx1 encodes the protein MNLIYQIGRLDRGCLNLVKFKKDCEIFEASLSSLALKKYLENQGEKTQLVIIYPISLPLNKTLLGAEFPLELKEAINQCINNPQVYLNNPEEFFKLLNSFQGKEEFIIIHSLGSYLGIDFRSSFDDIVLEIFIDMINRYLSLGFKNLYVDISSGHNIYVTALLEALRHFHTWVNLRNWANDSKMPEIFVSFSDPILGNTEAQVFNLYWEEIKYKTFFSSPLSSEDAKGSFAQILTNLFGDNRQQKREVRPLLESFSLTFSAIKNNVPLVLYKYGYYDSKVIKEVFYSVLNHTYQTLYRNYKDSPILSKSSYTKTILALGFYWGISEILKILRVHKDENNDGVKIDEIKEKFEKIYEIFGLVINKQFLGTELSNSSKKINEALDDPDLSPEIKNKILSEEWVSLIDIHKDRKAGNPDPRNFFAHAGMEGNVTEARKQGSQIFVRIKDKYEDSNGKVQDVANLLKNWLYNEI